In a genomic window of bacterium:
- a CDS encoding fumarylacetoacetate hydrolase family protein — MKFVTFSVASPAGNIHRVGALKGPAGEQKVVDLALAYAARLQAEDSEPRFREYADFRLPQDMAELMAGGLPALNAAQLALEYVDFKGNIDKGPKGEQLIYALAEVRLLAPVPRPVSFRDFLTFEEHKAAGARRRNATVDPLWYEMPSAYKGNRLTLIGPDEELHWPHYTEKLDYELELGMFIGKSGKNIPENKGMDHIFGFTILNDFSARDIQIEEMKLWLGPHKGKDFGSAIGPCVVTKDEFDPSNAAMIARVNGEEWSRGNAGNMHFSWGRVIEHASMEEELLPGEFFGSGTVGTGCGADLGKWIQPGDVVELEIEGIGILRNKIVRDR; from the coding sequence ATGAAATTCGTCACTTTTTCCGTCGCCTCCCCGGCCGGTAATATTCATCGCGTCGGTGCCCTGAAAGGCCCCGCGGGAGAGCAAAAAGTGGTCGACCTCGCCCTGGCCTATGCGGCCCGCCTTCAGGCGGAGGACAGCGAACCCCGGTTCAGGGAATATGCAGACTTCCGCCTCCCCCAGGACATGGCGGAGTTGATGGCCGGCGGGCTGCCCGCACTCAATGCCGCCCAGCTAGCCTTGGAATATGTTGATTTTAAAGGAAATATCGACAAAGGCCCCAAAGGGGAGCAGCTCATTTATGCCCTGGCGGAGGTCCGGCTTCTCGCTCCTGTCCCGCGGCCCGTCTCCTTCCGGGATTTTCTCACTTTCGAGGAACACAAGGCCGCCGGGGCCCGGCGCCGGAATGCCACGGTTGATCCCCTTTGGTACGAAATGCCTTCCGCCTACAAGGGCAACCGTCTCACCCTCATCGGCCCGGACGAGGAGCTTCACTGGCCCCATTACACTGAAAAGCTCGACTACGAGCTCGAGCTGGGCATGTTTATCGGGAAAAGCGGGAAAAACATCCCCGAAAACAAGGGGATGGATCATATCTTCGGCTTCACGATCCTCAACGACTTCAGCGCCCGCGACATCCAGATCGAAGAGATGAAGCTCTGGCTCGGGCCGCACAAGGGAAAAGACTTCGGTTCGGCCATCGGGCCTTGTGTTGTCACGAAAGATGAGTTCGACCCCTCGAACGCCGCCATGATCGCCCGTGTGAACGGGGAAGAGTGGAGCCGGGGAAATGCGGGGAACATGCACTTTTCCTGGGGACGGGTAATCGAGCACGCCTCGATGGAGGAAGAACTCCTGCCCGGCGAATTTTTCGGCTCGGGAACCGTCGGAACGGGTTGCGGGGCCGACCTCGGCAAGTGGATACAGCCCGGTGATGTGGTCGAGCTTGAAATCGAGGGAATCGGCATTCTTCGAAACAAAATCGTTCGGGATCGCTAA